The nucleotide sequence GTCGCTTCCGACCATTTCGCGCAATTCGCAGACGCAGCGTTCGCCCTTGGCGAGCTCCTCCATCATGAAGAGGCGGGCGGGATGGGCCATGGCCTTGAGGATCCCGGCGCGGGCTTCGGTTTTGCGGGTGATGTCGGACATGCGGGGTCTCCTTCGTTCCGGACGCTTGATTGCATACTTGGCCAAACCGCCAAGTGGTGTCAAGGGGGATGTGGCAGGGCGGGGGAGCGGGGAGAGAGCAGCGCGCAGAGAGGCAAAGACGCAGAGAGCGGGGCTGGGTCGCCGCCGTATGCTTGAGGTGGCTTGGCCATCCCTGGCCAAGAGCCAGGCGTGTTGGATCTTCGGCGCTGGATGGGTCGCGCCTTCCGCCTTCGCCAAGGTTTCGGCGGACAAGTCAGCGCTTAGTGGGCGGGCGTGACAATCCCAGGGCGTTGCCCCTTTGGAATGCGGAAGGATCGAGTACGAGTACGAGTGCGAGGGGCGTGGTATGCGCACTCGTACTCGTTCTCGATAGCTGATTACGCGCAGGAGCACGGGCTGCGATCAAGAAACGGTTTGAGGTGGCTTGGCCATCCCTGGCCAAGAGCGAAACCGTTGATCCTCGTTTGGCGTTGAATCCGATGCTCGTAGCTCCGTGGAGTCCCCCGTATCACTGGGGCTTGAGCAAGGATTCTCAAGTCAGTACGAATTGGTAGCGGCTGATAGCGCGGGTGGTCTTGCCGGCTGGAAGCCGGCGGTCCCAGGGCTCTTCCGCTCTCCCATTCGCAGAGTCGGCACCTACTTCTCGGCGAGGGCCTGGCGGACGGCGGCGCGGAGTTCGTTGCCGCGGAGGTTTTCGGCGCAGATGCGGCCTTTTTTGTCGAGAAGATAGGAATGTGGGACTCTGCCGACATCGACGATTCTGACGTGGCGCGAGTTCCAGCCCTGGCCGTCGCAGATTTGCCGCCAGTCCATTCCGAATTCTTTCTCTTTGGCGCGAATGGACGGGATGGATTTGTCGAGGCTGATGCCGAGGAGATCGAATCCTTCTGCGCGGAAGGCGTTTCGAAGTGCAACGCGTTCGGGGATGGACTCGACGCTTTTGTCGCTCCACGTTGCCCAGTAATCGATCAGCAGCACTTTGCCACGGTAGTCGGTCAGGTCGACAATCCGACCATCGAGATCGCGTCCATTGACGATGGGTGGGAAGTAAGCGCGTTTGTCTTCGGCAATCAGCGGGCCGGAATCCTCGGCGTTCGGATCTTGCACTCCGAGCCTTGCGCGCATTTCCTTCAGTCGCTCTGCGAGCAGGTTGGACTGGGGCGGGGCATCGGTCGGGTCCGGCGTTGGAACATCGGTGGCGGTTGCCGCGGCTGTGGGACCTTCCGTGCCGGAGAGGCGTTCCATGGCGGCCTCGATCGGGGAGACGGGCGTTGCATCTGGTGTTGCTTCGGGAGTGGGTTCCGGCGTCGGAATCGGCGTCGGCGTTTCCGTCGGCGGCGGGGGAGGAAGGATCTTGGCTTTGCGCGCCCAATCGATGAGCGACAGGGCGGAAAAGACGCGACCGCCGGATGTGCGATTCACCTCCGTCGTGCCCATCAGCAGGATGAATCCTTCGCCCCAATGGCGCGAGACGGCGACGGGTCTGGTGCCATCGACGCCCATGTAGTGCCACGCCCATTCGGAGTCGGTCTGGGTGAGAATGCGGTAACCGCTTTCGCAAAGCCAGACATCGCCGCCCATCGGTCCTTGGCCGACGCGCGCCGGGAGGATTTCGCCCGGGGTCGTGTTCTCGGCAAAGCGATATCCGAATCGTTTGCCGAGGTAGTTCATGTTTTCGAGCGTCATCGCGTTGGCGTCCGCGCCACAGAGCAGAATCAGGACGCCGCCCTTCTTGACCATGCGGTCGAAGGCATCCATGTCGTCGCGAAAGAGTTCGGCGGTGTCGGGGAACTGATCGACGTAGAGAATCCCCGCCTCATAGACCTGACGGCGGTCGACGGGCGTGCCGGCTGCCTGGATCATGTAACGAGTTTCACCAACGTCGATCCGGTGGGGCTGGCTGGAGGGGACTTCCTCGAGGAATCCGCGAACGATGTCGACGCGCTCACCGGCGGCGTTCGCTGCAATCGGCAGCAAACCCAGGCAAACCAAGAGGAGAAGCGCTCGGACCATGCGGATGGGCTCCCGGCGGGTCCATGAACGGGACCACGGTTTCATGCTATTGGACTGAGAGTTCAACGTGGCAGTTTGGAACCGGGCAGTTTTCGTCGGGGCGTCAGCTCTTCAGCCAGAGCCCGACCGCCACTCCCACGATGAGGAAGGCGATCCCAACGAGAACGCTGATCAGTATCGTCATCTTGGTGGACATGCCGGCGCCGGCGGGGGCGGGAGCCGATACGTCCTGATCGCCCATGGGTCGTGTCGTTGCGGCGGCGTCCGCCGGCGACAGGCCCGGCTTGGGCGTTGGTGCCCGCGATGCCGGCTTGTCGTCCGGAGATTGCGGGCGGGGGATCTTCATTTCGGGAATGTGTCCGGAAACTTCGCGGTGATCGAGCCATTCCTGCAGGCCGTCGGCCACATCCTTTGCCCGGCCGATGCGATCGTCGGGGTGCTTAGCCAGCATCGAGAAGACGAGGCGTTCGATGGGCTCCGGCAGCGACGGATCGATGTCGCGCAACGGGATTGGCTGGTTGTGGACGATGTTACGCATCGTCTTCAAATCGTCAGCGCCGAGGAACGGGTGCTTGGCGGAGAGCATTTCGTAGAAAACGGTGCCGAGCGAGAAGAGGTCGGCGCGCCCATCGGGTCGAACGCCGAACTGATCGGAGATTTGCTCCGGCGCCATGTAGGCGGGCGTTCCGACGGCGAAGCCGCTGGCGGTCAGCGTCTCGTCCTTCCGGCCCTTGGCGAGGCCGAAGTCGGTCAGCACAACGCGGTTCGTGCGGCGTTCGATCAGGATATTGCCCGGCTTGATATCGCGGTGCAAAATGCCTTTGCTGTGCGTGTAGTCGAGGGCTTCGGAAACCGTCTGGATGATGCGAGAGGCTTCTTCGGGTGCCCACTTCTTTCCGCGGCGACGTTCGCTTTCCAG is from bacterium and encodes:
- a CDS encoding TlpA family protein disulfide reductase is translated as MVRALLLLVCLGLLPIAANAAGERVDIVRGFLEEVPSSQPHRIDVGETRYMIQAAGTPVDRRQVYEAGILYVDQFPDTAELFRDDMDAFDRMVKKGGVLILLCGADANAMTLENMNYLGKRFGYRFAENTTPGEILPARVGQGPMGGDVWLCESGYRILTQTDSEWAWHYMGVDGTRPVAVSRHWGEGFILLMGTTEVNRTSGGRVFSALSLIDWARKAKILPPPPPTETPTPIPTPEPTPEATPDATPVSPIEAAMERLSGTEGPTAAATATDVPTPDPTDAPPQSNLLAERLKEMRARLGVQDPNAEDSGPLIAEDKRAYFPPIVNGRDLDGRIVDLTDYRGKVLLIDYWATWSDKSVESIPERVALRNAFRAEGFDLLGISLDKSIPSIRAKEKEFGMDWRQICDGQGWNSRHVRIVDVGRVPHSYLLDKKGRICAENLRGNELRAAVRQALAEK
- a CDS encoding serine/threonine protein kinase, which codes for MPAGDSDIILENDMDYEDTQKIQPMSPRSPGQERVAALFARHHFELLGELGRGGMGIVYLARDTKLGRKVALKTLSPERASRENSLRRFEREARTFAQIRHPHIATLYKFEDEGPLQYLALEYIDGFDLESERRRGKKWAPEEASRIIQTVSEALDYTHSKGILHRDIKPGNILIERRTNRVVLTDFGLAKGRKDETLTASGFAVGTPAYMAPEQISDQFGVRPDGRADLFSLGTVFYEMLSAKHPFLGADDLKTMRNIVHNQPIPLRDIDPSLPEPIERLVFSMLAKHPDDRIGRAKDVADGLQEWLDHREVSGHIPEMKIPRPQSPDDKPASRAPTPKPGLSPADAAATTRPMGDQDVSAPAPAGAGMSTKMTILISVLVGIAFLIVGVAVGLWLKS